DNA from Mesorhizobium sp. B2-1-1:
CCCTGGATCGGATGCGGCTCGAAGGCCGGGTGGCTGGCGGCGGGCGCCCCGTCGACACCGCGCTGCTGCGCCTTGCCGCTGCCGATGAGCTGGGCGTTGGCCGGCTCGGACAGGATGATGCGGACATCCGGCCGCTCACGGCGCAGCACGCGCGCCACGCCGACCACGGTGCCGCCAGTGCCGTAGCCGGTGACGAAGCAATCGAGCCGCGAGCCGGCGAAATCATTGATGATCTCGCGCGCCGTCGTCGCCTCGTGGATGGCGGCGTTGGCGCTGGTTTCGAACTGTCGCGCCAGGAACCAGCCATTGGCCTCGGCCAGCTCCACGGCCTTCTTGTACATGCCGAACCCCTTTTCGGCGCGCGGCGTCAGCACCACCTTGGCACCCAGCATGCGCATCAGCTTGCGGCGCTCGACGGAAAAACTATCGGCCATGGTGACGACCAGCGGATAGGCTTTCTGCGCGCAGAACATGGCGAGCCCGATGCCGGTGTTGCCGCTGGTCGCCTCGACGATGGTCTGGCCCGGCTTCAACGCGCCGCTGCGCTCGCCCTCCTCGATGATGTTGAGCGCCAGCCGGTCCTTCACCGAGGCAGCCGGGTTGAAGAACTCGGCCTTGACGTAGATCGTCGCGTGGGCCGGGCCGAGATTGTTGATGCGGATGACCGGCGTGTCGCCGACCGTGTCCAAAATGCTGTCGAACAGGCGGCCGCGGCCGGCCGTGGTTCTGATTCTTGCTTGCTGCAACATATCTGTCTCCTCGTCTGTGTTGGTACCTTGCGGTCACGGGCCGGTTACAAACCGGCGGCTTGGGCGGCGAGGTTTCGAGACCTTGCCGCGCTAGGGTCGCTCGACGTGCCGGCAATGCGGCTGCCCGCATCCCGGCGCGCAACTCGCAACCGGGTGCGTTCATGCCGTGTTCGGTGATAAACGAGGGCCGACCGGCCAACGTGGGAGGAAGCGTGGGAGCAAGCGTGGAAATGCACGTGGAATCCGCTCGACCGAGCCTGGATCGCGGCAAGCCCGCTCTTGCCGTGCGCCTGCTCGGGCCGTTCGCGGTCGTGCGCGATGGCGTGCGGGCCGAATTGCCGGCATCGCGCAAGCTGCGCGCGCTGCTTGCCTATCTGGCGCTGGCGCCGCATCCGGTGGGACGCGCTCGGCTGTGCGAGCTCTTGTGGGATGTTCCGAACGACCCCAGGGGCGAGTTGCGTTGGTGCCTCAGCAAGCTTCGCGCCGTCCTCGACGAGCCGGGGCACCGTCGGGTCGAGACACAGGACGACACGGTCGCATTGCGCCTCGACGGCTGTTTCGTCGACGCGCTGGAGGTTAGCGCCGCCGCCGCGCAAGGGATCGCCTCGCTCGACGCCGAGCGCCTGCGATCGCTGTCGGAGCTGTTCGCCGGCGACTTTCTCGACGGTCTGGAGCTCGACCGCAGTCCGTTTTTCGAGAGTTGGCTGATCGCGCAGCGCCGCCGCTTCCAGTCGTCTCACGCCGCCGTGCTGGAGCACCTGGTCGCGGCGGTTCCGCCCGGTTCGGAGGCGGCAGCAGCCGGTCTTGACCGGTGGGTGGAGCTGGCGCCGTTCGACGGCCGCGCGCATCTGGCGCTGCTCACGCATCTGGCCGGGCGCGGCGCCATCGGCGCGGCCGAGCAGCACCTGACGGCGACGGCGCAATTGTTCCAATCGGAAGGGTTGGACTTCGGACCGGTGCGCGCGGCCTGGCAGGCGCTGCGCGACAAGCCAGCGAAAGATCGGCCAGCGGAAGATCGGCCGGCGATAGATCGGCCGGCTGTAGATCGGCCTTCGGCGCAGCCCGCCGGCATCGCGGCATCGCCGCCGTCGCCCGCTCCGGCGGGCGTGGAGCCCAGCCACGCCTCGCTGGCGGTGATGCCGTTCGTCGAGACTGCCGGCCCTTGCGGCACGCGCGGCGGGATCGCCGACGGCCTGACCCATGACATCATCACGCGTCTGGCCAAGCTCAGGGATTTCTTCGTCATCGCGCGCGGCTCGGTCTTCGCGCTCGCCGAGAAAAACATCGCGCCGCAGGAAGCGGGGCGGCAGCTGAATGTGGACTATGTCGCCACCGGCACGGTGGGCACCGTGGCCGGCCGCGTCATCATCGCCGTCGAGCTCATCGAGGTTCGCACGGCCAGGATCGTCTGGGCCGAGAGCTTCGAGCGCCGGGCCGACGACCTCTTCGGCGTGCTCGACGATATCGGCAACGCGATCGTCTCGTCTATCTCGGCCGAGATCGAGACGGTCGAACGCAACCGCGCGATGCTGAAGGCGCCCAACTCGCTCAACGCCTGGGAAGCCTATCACCGCGGCCTCTGGCATATGTACCGCTTCACCCAGCCGGAAAACGAGTTGGCGCAGCATTTCTTCGGCGTGGCGACGGCGCTCGACCCGACCTTCGCCCGCGCCCATGCCGGCCTGTCCTTCACCCATTGGCAAAGCGCTTTCCAGCGCTGGGGCGACCGCGACCACGAAAGCGCGCTAGCCTACGAGACAGCGGGGCACAGTCTCCTGGTCGACGAACAGAACCCTGCCGCGCACTGGGCGATGGGCCGGGCGCTGTGGCTGCGCGGCGAACAGGACGGATCGCTCTTCGAATTGGAACGGGCAGTGGAGCTCAGCCCCAATTTCGCGCTCGGCCACTATGCGCTGTCCTTCGTCCACTCGCAGTCGGGCGATCCGCAGGCGGCGATCGGCTCGTCCGACCATTCGCGCCATCTCAGCCCTTTCGACCCGCTGCTGTTCGGCATGCTGGGCGCGCGCGCCATGTCGCATGTGCGGCTCGGCCAGTTCGAGGAAGCCGCGGAATGGGCGCTGAAGGCGGCGGCGCGGCCCAATGCCCACGCCATCATCCTGGCGATAGCAGCACACTGCCTGGCGCTGGCCGGGCGGCTCGACGAGGCACGCAATTTCGCCGCCGCCCTCCGCAAGGCGCTGCCGGACTACCGCGCCGACGATTTCATCGGCACGTTCCGTTTCGAGGCGGACGCGGAGGCATTGTTCCGGCAAGGCGCAAAGCGGATCGGATTGAACTGAACCCGCGCAATTCCCGCCGATTAACGATTTCGGAAGGGGTTGTTTAACCGTTCGTCGCTATGTCAGCGCCCGGGAGGGGCATGACAGAGAGTGTATGATGAGCGACAGCCCTGACAAGCGCAATGAATGGCGCGCCATTCTTTACGTGCAAGCCCGCGTGGCGGTCCTGTTCGTCCCGGTCGTCGCCAGCCTGCTGATCATCGCCGCACTTGCCGGCAACGACCGCAAATCCGTTCCCGCCGTCGACCGGACGGTGACAGGCTCCGTGCGATAAGGGCTCGGTCATCGACAGCGCACGTTTCCCGGCAGGCGTGCGCATG
Protein-coding regions in this window:
- a CDS encoding transcriptional regulator; the protein is MHVESARPSLDRGKPALAVRLLGPFAVVRDGVRAELPASRKLRALLAYLALAPHPVGRARLCELLWDVPNDPRGELRWCLSKLRAVLDEPGHRRVETQDDTVALRLDGCFVDALEVSAAAAQGIASLDAERLRSLSELFAGDFLDGLELDRSPFFESWLIAQRRRFQSSHAAVLEHLVAAVPPGSEAAAAGLDRWVELAPFDGRAHLALLTHLAGRGAIGAAEQHLTATAQLFQSEGLDFGPVRAAWQALRDKPAKDRPAEDRPAIDRPAVDRPSAQPAGIAASPPSPAPAGVEPSHASLAVMPFVETAGPCGTRGGIADGLTHDIITRLAKLRDFFVIARGSVFALAEKNIAPQEAGRQLNVDYVATGTVGTVAGRVIIAVELIEVRTARIVWAESFERRADDLFGVLDDIGNAIVSSISAEIETVERNRAMLKAPNSLNAWEAYHRGLWHMYRFTQPENELAQHFFGVATALDPTFARAHAGLSFTHWQSAFQRWGDRDHESALAYETAGHSLLVDEQNPAAHWAMGRALWLRGEQDGSLFELERAVELSPNFALGHYALSFVHSQSGDPQAAIGSSDHSRHLSPFDPLLFGMLGARAMSHVRLGQFEEAAEWALKAAARPNAHAIILAIAAHCLALAGRLDEARNFAAALRKALPDYRADDFIGTFRFEADAEALFRQGAKRIGLN
- a CDS encoding PLP-dependent cysteine synthase family protein, with the translated sequence MLQQARIRTTAGRGRLFDSILDTVGDTPVIRINNLGPAHATIYVKAEFFNPAASVKDRLALNIIEEGERSGALKPGQTIVEATSGNTGIGLAMFCAQKAYPLVVTMADSFSVERRKLMRMLGAKVVLTPRAEKGFGMYKKAVELAEANGWFLARQFETSANAAIHEATTAREIINDFAGSRLDCFVTGYGTGGTVVGVARVLRRERPDVRIILSEPANAQLIGSGKAQQRGVDGAPAASHPAFEPHPIQGWTPDFIPNVLQEAVDAGLYDEVMPIAGPEGIKWAKALAQKEGIFTGISGGATFAVARQVAEEAPAGSVILCMLPDTGERYMTTPLFDGIDAEMDADETALSRSTPGCQFPAA